The proteins below come from a single Onychomys torridus chromosome 18, mOncTor1.1, whole genome shotgun sequence genomic window:
- the Lsm2 gene encoding U6 snRNA-associated Sm-like protein LSm2 isoform X2, which translates to MLFYSFFKSLVGKDVVVELKNDLSICGTLHSVDQYLNIKLTDISVTDPEKYPHMLSVKNCFIRGSVVRYVQLPADEVDTQLLQDAARKEALQQKQ; encoded by the exons ATG CTCTTCTATTCCTTTTTCAAATCCCTTGTGGGCAAGGATGTGGTCGTGGAACTCAAGAATGACCTGAG CATCTGTGGAACCCtccactctgtggaccag TACCTCAATATCAAACTAACCGACATCAGTGTCACTGACCCTGAGAAGTACCCTCACATG CTATCAGTCAAGAACTGCTTCATCAGGGGCTCCGTGGTCCGCTATGTGCAGCTGCCGGCCGACGAGGTGGACACTCAGCTGCTCCAGGACGCGGCACGGAAGGAGGCCCTCCAGCAGAAGCAGTGA
- the Lsm2 gene encoding U6 snRNA-associated Sm-like protein LSm2 isoform X1 codes for MFFLGKLPASPRESPRAPRENGKLALRFPAADPEFLRLFYSFFKSLVGKDVVVELKNDLSICGTLHSVDQYLNIKLTDISVTDPEKYPHMLSVKNCFIRGSVVRYVQLPADEVDTQLLQDAARKEALQQKQ; via the exons ATGTTTTTTTTGGGAAAACTCCCAGCAAGTCCAAGAGAGAGCCCTCGGGCCCCGCGGGAGAACGGAAAGCTAGCTTTGCGTTTCCCTGCTGCAGATCCGGAGTTTCTGAGG CTCTTCTATTCCTTTTTCAAATCCCTTGTGGGCAAGGATGTGGTCGTGGAACTCAAGAATGACCTGAG CATCTGTGGAACCCtccactctgtggaccag TACCTCAATATCAAACTAACCGACATCAGTGTCACTGACCCTGAGAAGTACCCTCACATG CTATCAGTCAAGAACTGCTTCATCAGGGGCTCCGTGGTCCGCTATGTGCAGCTGCCGGCCGACGAGGTGGACACTCAGCTGCTCCAGGACGCGGCACGGAAGGAGGCCCTCCAGCAGAAGCAGTGA